From Spartinivicinus ruber, the proteins below share one genomic window:
- a CDS encoding DsrE family protein yields the protein MNLKNVKNTILILINFYSVHVAATEDILNSRNCVDTKWKDAKGESVSIEKKFGPGSMAVTRCLAKTKKVKVVYQVNQECKNSKCSSPYAIGNIINHVEDLTVTHGLKSKDYKIAVIIHGAGWKLALDNQAIKKHAQQNPFQKAVETLIEIPSVKVYFCQNTAASKEVIIANMIKGIRFVPSGVSAVSDFQGIGYQYVQP from the coding sequence GTGAATTTAAAAAATGTTAAAAATACTATACTAATTTTAATTAATTTTTATTCTGTTCATGTTGCTGCAACAGAAGATATACTTAATTCTAGAAACTGTGTAGACACCAAATGGAAAGATGCTAAAGGTGAATCGGTCTCTATCGAAAAAAAATTTGGCCCAGGTTCTATGGCTGTGACGCGATGCCTTGCTAAAACAAAAAAAGTTAAAGTTGTTTACCAGGTTAATCAAGAATGCAAAAACTCTAAATGTAGTTCACCTTATGCAATAGGCAATATTATTAACCATGTTGAGGATTTAACTGTTACTCATGGATTGAAATCAAAAGACTATAAAATTGCTGTTATCATTCATGGTGCAGGATGGAAGTTGGCTCTTGATAATCAGGCGATAAAAAAGCATGCCCAACAAAATCCTTTTCAAAAAGCAGTTGAAACTTTAATTGAAATACCAAGTGTCAAAGTATATTTTTGTCAAAATACAGCAGCTAGCAAAGAGGTTATAATTGCAAATATGATTAAAGGTATCAGATTCGTTCCTTCGGGCGTTTCGGCAGTCAGTGATTTTCAAGGAATAGGATATCAATATGTACAACCTTGA